From Bacillus weihaiensis:
ATTTAAGAGAGTTGTCAGTAATTGCCCACCCATTTGTAAAATGTCTGGAAGAAATTTTTGCATGTTCTCAATTTGTAACGGTATTAACTGTTGTACAGCACTAATGTATAGAGGTACTGCATTCGAAATACCTTGGATAATATTTTTAATAATGTTAATCCCTTGTTCAAGAAGTTGCGGCATAAGTGCCGTTAAACCCTCCGATATAGAATCAAAGCTTTTAACTAATTCAATATTTTTGTTAGCCCATTCAACAATATCTGTTAAAAATTCAGATACCGTAGTTACTAAAGGGGTTAGTGCAATTGAAAGTTCACCTAATGCGGCAGTTAATTGTTGTTGTGCTTCTTGTTGAGCGAACAATTCTGGATTAAGCTTTTTGTATTCCTCATAGGTAGATGCTAAACCTAATTCTGATAGTTGTTGCAATACGTAATTAGTAGCATCACCGGATTTTTGCGCCTTCGCTAATCCTGCATCAAATTTTTCTAACTCTACTCCACTACGTTCTAAAAGCTCTGCAAATGGTCCTATAGCTTGTCCTGTAGCTAATGTTTCTTGTAAGCCATCTGCAATACCTTCCGTCTTTAACGTGTCACTAAAACGTATGGCAGCACCGTTTATTTCATCAAGGACAGTCGAGATTTGTTGTTCTGTTAAATCGGTTTGCATTAAGTTAGATACTGTTTCAACCGCAGAATCCATTTCACCAGTTAAAGCAGCAACCTTTTGTGTTGCTTCCTCCATCACCTGTGGGTTAAACCCTCCATTCATGGAGTTGGCATTCAATCGAGCCATCGTTCGGTTGTAATCTTCCATCCCTGTTACTAAACCACCAATAGCCGCACTTCCTGCCGCACCTAACGCAACTGCACCTTTACCAACTGATTTGAATGAAGATTCTAAACTTTCTAAAGAGCTTTCGGCTTTTTCTGCTGCGTCTTTAATCCCTTTTAACCCTTTTTCGGCTTTACTCAAGGAACCGCCATCAACTGTAGCAAGTTTAGCTTTGAAATTTATTACTTCTTTTTCCGCAAATTGCACTTCGCGTTTGAAAGATCTAAATTGCTCTTCACCGATTTTCCCACTGTTGAATTGTTGCTCTACTTCTTTTTCTGCAGCTTGTAACTGTTTTAATTTTTGCGTACTGTTTTCGACTTGATCAGCTAACAATTTCTGCTTTTGTGCCAATGCTTCTGCGTTACTGGGGTCAAATTTTAATAATCGTTCAATATCTCTAAGCTCATTATTCACTTCACTGGAACGTTTGTTTACGTCTTTTAAGGCTTTGTCTAATCCAGTCGTTTCACCATCTAACTCTATCGTAATCCCTTTTATTCGTTTACTCATTTTTTCACTCCCTTTCAAATAAAAAAGGACACCGGACAACGAGTTTTTTCTCGCTATCCAGTGTCCTGGTTGTTCCAGTAACATTTATTTCTCTGTAAATGTAATTTCACAATGGTTTACCTTTCCGTTTTGCCACACTATTGTTTGTTTTCCAAATCCACTATTCGGATCTGTAACCCTCTTACATTCCCCATCCTTCACAATATAGACACCGTCTTTAGTTAAGTCTAAATTACTCATAAAACAAC
This genomic window contains:
- a CDS encoding DUF3954 domain-containing protein; this encodes MSNLDLTKDGVYIVKDGECKRVTDPNSGFGKQTIVWQNGKVNHCEITFTEK
- a CDS encoding phage tail protein, with protein sequence MSKRIKGITIELDGETTGLDKALKDVNKRSSEVNNELRDIERLLKFDPSNAEALAQKQKLLADQVENSTQKLKQLQAAEKEVEQQFNSGKIGEEQFRSFKREVQFAEKEVINFKAKLATVDGGSLSKAEKGLKGIKDAAEKAESSLESLESSFKSVGKGAVALGAAGSAAIGGLVTGMEDYNRTMARLNANSMNGGFNPQVMEEATQKVAALTGEMDSAVETVSNLMQTDLTEQQISTVLDEINGAAIRFSDTLKTEGIADGLQETLATGQAIGPFAELLERSGVELEKFDAGLAKAQKSGDATNYVLQQLSELGLASTYEEYKKLNPELFAQQEAQQQLTAALGELSIALTPLVTTVSEFLTDIVEWANKNIELVKSFDSISEGLTALMPQLLEQGINIIKNIIQGISNAVPLYISAVQQLIPLQIENMQKFLPDILQMGGQLLTTLLNGIVELIPLLIAQSVELTRIFINTISGHLPAIIRTGVDILLKLIDGIYKTIPQLVSMVATLIVKMISEFVRNLPQIIQMGGELILALIDGLVALIPKLLGIVWDIGSSIVDELSDVDWIGVGKNIIDGMVKGVKSVAGGLIESVTGVVDSAISGAKKLLGIASPSKVFKKFGVFTGEGYEIGMISQLDAISKASKKMVDASLPDIPNIRVPNVVDKQATTTQIKEGNTYNFYPQKAIFDERDVTREINRAVMLYG